One segment of Chelonia mydas isolate rCheMyd1 chromosome 13, rCheMyd1.pri.v2, whole genome shotgun sequence DNA contains the following:
- the LOC102946804 gene encoding regulator of G-protein signaling 9-binding protein has translation MRALERDHPAARSLPWQMSHAPDSHSVGEVRGACAATHTSLSKVIVWHNQLALQLGGTSDSPQLRDELQERSKEAHELSKGLRNMLLAGLQQPLASPEERQELERLWVLSLSALELFHQDLCRAHHLCQLFPLQGCGVQLLSTGVTGKTTDGGHKPWRRPSRKGTRSTEQLGAAPSLEEQIEHVGAMLLEMETRVNVPVWTVEATEETGPESSLAFEAEGSCSERQAAEVAGGLGCCGQCQDWPALCCTLS, from the exons ATGCGGGCGCTGGAGAGGGACCACCCCGCAGCAAGGTCCTTGCCCTGGCAGATGTCCCACGCACCTGACTCCCACAGcgtgggggaggtgaggggggcgTGTGCAGCCACCCACACCTCCCTGAGCAAAGTCATTGTGTGGCACAACCAGCTGGCGCTGCAGCTGGGGGGCACGTCGGACTCGCCCCAGCTGCGGGATGAGCTGCAGGAGCGGAGCAAGGAGGCACACGAGCTCAGCAAGG GCCTGCGGAACATGCTCCTAGCCGGGCTGCAGCAGCCGCTAGCCAGCCCAGAGGAGCGGCAGGAGCTGGAGAGGCTGTGGGTGCTGTCCCTGTCAGCTCTGGAGCTCTTCCACCAAGACCTGTGCAGAGCCCATCATCTCTGCCAACTCTTCCCCCTgcaggggtgcggggtgcagctgCTGAGCACTGGAGTCACAGGGAAGACCACAGATGGAGGGCACAAGCCCTGGAGGAGGCCAAGCCGCAAGGGCACCAGGAGCacagagcagctgggagctgcccccagcctggaggaGCAGATTGAGCATGTGGGGGCCATGCTGCTGGAGATGGAGACCAGAGTCAATGTCCCTGTCTGGACAGTGGAGGCCACAGAAGAGACTGGGCCTGAGAGCAGCTTGGCCTTTGAGGCAGAGGGGTCATGCAGCGAGAGGCAGGCTGCAGAGGTGGCAGGTGGCCTAGGGTGCTGTGGGCAGTGTCAGGACTGGCCTGCACTCTGCTGCACATTGTCATGA
- the UBE2C gene encoding ubiquitin-conjugating enzyme E2 C, which produces MASQNADPAARPGAARKGAEPGSSAARGSVGKRLQQELMALMMAGDKGISAFPESDNLFRWIGTIDGAAGTVYEDLRYKLSLEFPDGYPYNAPTVKFLTPCYHPNVDTQGNICLDILKDKWSALYDVRTILLSIQSLLGEPNIESPLNTHAAELWKNQAAFKKYLQETYAKQAKSQET; this is translated from the exons ATGGCCTCGCAGAACGCGGACCCCGCCGCCCGCCCCGGCGCCGCCCGCAAGGGGGCCGAGCCCGGCAGCAGCGCGGCCCGCGGCTCCGTGGGGAAGCG gctgcagcaggagctgatGGCGCTGATG ATGGCCGGCGACAAAGGGATCTCCGCCTTCCCCGAGTCGGACAATCTCTTCAGATGGATCGGGACCATCGACGGCGCCGCTGGGACG gtgTACGAGGACTTGAGGTATAAGCTTTCCCTGGAGTTTCCTGATGGGTATCCCTACAATGCCCCCACTGTCAAGTTCCTCACCCCCTGCTACCACCCCAACGTGGACACGCAGGGCAACATCTGCCTGGACATCCTCAAAGACAAGTGGTCTGCGCTCTACGACGTCCGGACGATCCTGCTGTCCATTCAGAGCCTGCTGGGAG AGCCGAACATTGAGAGCCCCCTGAACACACATGCGGCCGAACTCTGGAAGAACCAAGCAG cCTTCAAGAAATACCTGCAGGAAACATACGCAAAGCAGGCGAAGAGCCAGGAGACCTGA
- the DNTTIP1 gene encoding deoxynucleotidyltransferase terminal-interacting protein 1 isoform X1, with the protein MGAARDPEQQPGPPGEGGPEEGDGQLSPWNIMIKHRQVQRRGRRSQMTTSFTDPAVSMDLLRAVLQPSINEEIQIVFNKYMKFFQKAAVNVRENVGEEVDPEQLIQETCRSCLEQAKLLFSDGKKVIPRLTHEQSVPKRARQMEEESSRRGSPVPKKRKGRPPGQSLLNDRGASGVATWKLKSCEPVRREGPKWDPARLTESTTFVLGSRANKALGMGGTRGRLYIKHPHLFKYAADPQDKHWLAEQQHMRATGGKMAYLLIEEDIQDLAASDDYRSSLDLKLEELKPFIPPAWMTEKMQKYMETLRHEGDPQPPEGTHET; encoded by the exons ATGGGGGCCGCCCGGGATCCCGAGCAGCAGCCGGGGCCGCCGGGGGAAGGGGGCCCGGAGGAGGGGGACGGGCAGCTG agcccctggAACATCATGATCAAGCACCGCCAGGTGCAGCGGCGGGGTCGGCGCTCGCAGATGACAACAAG CTTTACAGATCCTGCTGTCTCCATGGATTTGCTGCGAGCTGTTCTGCAGCCTAGTATCAATGAGGAGATCCAAATAGTCTTCAATAAATACATGAAG tttttccagaaGGCAGCGGTTAACGTGAGAGAGAATGTCGGGGAGGAGGTGGACCCAGAGCAGCTCATCCAGGAAACATGTCGGAGCTGCCTAGAACAG GCCAAGCTGCTATTCTCTGATGGCAAGAAGGTGATACCCAGACTGACCCATGAGCAGTCAGTGCCAAAG CGTGCCCGGCAGATGGAAGAGGAATCCAGTCGGCGAGGAAGCCCTGTTCCCAAAAAG AGGAAGGGGCGACCTCCAGGGCAGAGCCTGCTGAACGATCGTGGAGCCTCAGGTGTGGCCAC gtGGAAGCTCAAATCCTGTGAGCCAGTGCGCCGGGAGGGACCAAAG TGGGATCCAGCCCGGCTGACTGAGTCCACAACTTTTGTGCTGGGATCTCGAGCAAACAA GGCCCTTGGAATGGGAGGAACCAGAGGGCGACTCTACATCAAACACCCCCATCTCTTTAAG TATGCGGCTGATCCTCAAGACAAGCACtggctggcagagcagcagcacatGAGGGCCACAGGGGGCAAGATG GCCTACCTCCTCATAGAGGAGGATATTCAGGATCTGGCTGCCAGTGATGATTACAG GAGCTCTCTTGATTTGAAGCTGGAGGAACTAAAACCTTTTATCCCACCTGCATGGATGACTGAAAAGATGCAGAAATATATGGAGACACTTCGCCATGAAGGGGACCCACAGCCTCCAGAGGGAACCCATGAAACATAA
- the DNTTIP1 gene encoding deoxynucleotidyltransferase terminal-interacting protein 1 isoform X2: MGAARDPEQQPGPPGEGGPEEGDGQLSPWNIMIKHRQVQRRGRRSQMTTSFTDPAVSMDLLRAVLQPSINEEIQIVFNKYMKAKLLFSDGKKVIPRLTHEQSVPKRARQMEEESSRRGSPVPKKRKGRPPGQSLLNDRGASGVATWKLKSCEPVRREGPKWDPARLTESTTFVLGSRANKALGMGGTRGRLYIKHPHLFKYAADPQDKHWLAEQQHMRATGGKMAYLLIEEDIQDLAASDDYRSSLDLKLEELKPFIPPAWMTEKMQKYMETLRHEGDPQPPEGTHET, encoded by the exons ATGGGGGCCGCCCGGGATCCCGAGCAGCAGCCGGGGCCGCCGGGGGAAGGGGGCCCGGAGGAGGGGGACGGGCAGCTG agcccctggAACATCATGATCAAGCACCGCCAGGTGCAGCGGCGGGGTCGGCGCTCGCAGATGACAACAAG CTTTACAGATCCTGCTGTCTCCATGGATTTGCTGCGAGCTGTTCTGCAGCCTAGTATCAATGAGGAGATCCAAATAGTCTTCAATAAATACATGAAG GCCAAGCTGCTATTCTCTGATGGCAAGAAGGTGATACCCAGACTGACCCATGAGCAGTCAGTGCCAAAG CGTGCCCGGCAGATGGAAGAGGAATCCAGTCGGCGAGGAAGCCCTGTTCCCAAAAAG AGGAAGGGGCGACCTCCAGGGCAGAGCCTGCTGAACGATCGTGGAGCCTCAGGTGTGGCCAC gtGGAAGCTCAAATCCTGTGAGCCAGTGCGCCGGGAGGGACCAAAG TGGGATCCAGCCCGGCTGACTGAGTCCACAACTTTTGTGCTGGGATCTCGAGCAAACAA GGCCCTTGGAATGGGAGGAACCAGAGGGCGACTCTACATCAAACACCCCCATCTCTTTAAG TATGCGGCTGATCCTCAAGACAAGCACtggctggcagagcagcagcacatGAGGGCCACAGGGGGCAAGATG GCCTACCTCCTCATAGAGGAGGATATTCAGGATCTGGCTGCCAGTGATGATTACAG GAGCTCTCTTGATTTGAAGCTGGAGGAACTAAAACCTTTTATCCCACCTGCATGGATGACTGAAAAGATGCAGAAATATATGGAGACACTTCGCCATGAAGGGGACCCACAGCCTCCAGAGGGAACCCATGAAACATAA